A single Marinilabiliales bacterium DNA region contains:
- a CDS encoding carboxypeptidase-like regulatory domain-containing protein codes for MKTILTVLVFASLIARDINAQTYISGTVTDRNGNTLPGANVYLKNSYDGASTDANGTFSFLSNLNGSQTILGSFLGYALQEQQILLTGDSIEVNFLLREQSNSIADVIIIQLQSHPV; via the coding sequence GCCTCACTCATTGCCAGAGACATAAACGCCCAGACTTACATTTCTGGAACAGTTACAGACAGAAACGGCAATACTCTTCCCGGGGCTAATGTATATCTGAAAAACTCATATGATGGTGCCTCAACTGATGCTAACGGCACCTTCTCTTTCTTAAGCAACCTTAACGGGAGTCAAACAATTTTGGGATCATTTCTTGGTTACGCACTCCAGGAACAGCAAATACTCCTGACAGGTGACAGCATTGAAGTGAACTTTTTACTCAGGGAACAATCAAATTCAATTGCAGATGTAATCATAATTCAACTTCAATCCCATCCTGTTTAA
- a CDS encoding nucleotidyltransferase domain-containing protein, with amino-acid sequence MAKSEIIKILKKYCTLLNLSGIPVEKAFLYGSHARGEAGPDSDIDVMLVSESFDNSDEEANIKAWSFTRKVDTRIEPYTVGLHQFLNDEVSPLLQIVKQDGIEVEL; translated from the coding sequence ATGGCTAAAAGCGAAATTATAAAAATATTGAAGAAATACTGCACGCTGTTAAACCTGTCAGGCATTCCTGTTGAAAAAGCCTTTTTGTACGGCAGTCATGCCCGTGGAGAAGCCGGTCCTGATAGCGATATTGACGTAATGCTGGTTTCAGAATCGTTTGACAACAGTGATGAAGAAGCAAATATTAAGGCATGGTCATTCACGAGAAAGGTGGACACCCGTATTGAACCATATACAGTCGGTCTTCATCAATTTTTAAATGATGAGGTGTCACCTCTGCTACAAATAGTTAAACAGGATGGGATTGAAGTTGAATTATGA
- a CDS encoding HEPN domain-containing protein, with protein sequence MDIKKQIEYWINSSEDDLETAGLLIRNQKILFGLFLCHLCIEKAIKAHVVRCTGNLPPKIHNLSFLIEKTDLALSESQLLLCDTLMFYQLEGRYPGYYPKIPSKIKSKDILNQTKDLFQWLKAKL encoded by the coding sequence ATGGATATCAAAAAACAGATAGAATACTGGATCAATTCATCTGAGGATGATCTGGAAACAGCCGGATTATTAATCAGGAACCAGAAAATTCTCTTTGGATTGTTTTTATGTCATTTATGTATTGAAAAAGCAATTAAGGCACATGTTGTAAGATGCACAGGTAATTTGCCGCCTAAGATTCATAACTTGTCTTTCCTGATAGAAAAAACCGATTTGGCTCTTTCAGAATCGCAATTATTATTGTGTGATACATTGATGTTTTATCAATTGGAAGGTCGCTATCCCGGGTATTACCCCAAGATTCCTTCAAAAATAAAATCGAAAGATATTTTGAATCAAACTAAAGATTTGTTCCAATGGCTAAAAGCGAAATTATAA